In the Sandaracinus amylolyticus genome, CAGGCGGAGGTGCAGTTCCGGCTCGCGCAGCGCTGAGGATCGCGCACATGGGCGCGCCCACCCACGCCCATGTGCGCCGCGCGGGCCGCCCACCTCCGCATCCGGAGCGCCCCGTGATATCCCGATCCGGTGCGCGCTCTCGTGCTCGCGTTCCTCGCCGCGACGGTCATGGCTTGTGGACCGGTCGCCTCCGACCTCGACGGCGGCGGTGATCGTCTCGACGCGGGCCCCGACGCGCAGCTCGGGCTCGACGACGCGGGCACGATGCCCGACGACGCGTCGCTCGACGGCGCGTCGGACTGGGGCCCGTGCACGGCCTCGGGCATCGCGGGGCGCTGCGTCGACGTCGCGGCGTGCGAGGGCACCTCGACGCCCGGCCTCTGCCCCGGCCCGACGAGCATCCAGTGCTGCACCGCGCCGCGCGACGGCGGCACTTCGTCGACGTGTGATCCCGACGCGCGCCCGCTGCCCAACGAAGGGCTCGTCGAAGAGCCCGGCGAAGACGGATGCCCCGCCGGCATGGTGCGGGTCACCGACGCGTTCTGCATCGATCGGTTCGAGGCCTCGCTCGTCGAGGTGCTCGCGGACGGATCGACGCGCGGTTGGTCGCCCTACTTCGAGCCGGTCGGCGTGCGCGTGCGCGCGACGTCGCTGCGCGGCGCGGTCCCGCAGGGCTACATCCGCGGCACCCAAGCGGCCGCGGCGTGCACCGAAGCGGGCAAGCGCCTCTGCACCAACACCGAGTGGCTGCGCGCGTGTCAGGGCTCGAGCGGTACGACGTATCCGTACGGCGCGACGCGCATGCCCGGCTGGTGCAACGACGCGCGCGCGCAGCACCCCGCGGTCGAGTACTTCATGACGAGCGCGGACTGGATCTACTCCGAGCTCGATCATCCGTGCCTGAGCCAGCTGCCCGACTCGCTCGCGCGCACCGGCGATCACCCGATGTGCGAGAGCGAGAGCGGCGCGCTCGACATGATGGGCAACCTGCACGAGTGGACGTCGGATCCCGCGGGCACGTTCCGCGGCGGCTTCTACGTCGACACCGTGCGCAACGGTCCCGGCTGCCTCTACACGACGACGGCGCACGACGTCTCGCACCGCGACTACTCGACGGGCTTTCGCTGCTGCTGGAGCGAGTGATCGGCGAGCCAGTCGCTCGTGTTACTCCTTCTGCCGTGCACGCCTTTCCACGCCTCGCAGTCGTGCTGCTCTCGGCCTCGCTCGTCGCCTGCGGAGACGACGCGACGAGCCAGCCCGACGACGCGAGCACGCCCGTCGACGCGACGATCACCGAGCTCGACGCGAGCGGATGCCCATCGTTCGAGGGCGCGTACGGCGTCGGTCTCGACGAGACCTGCCTGCGCGGCACCGCGCTCGAGCTCGGCACGCTGTGCATCGCTCAGCACGGATGTGCAGCGACGATCTCGGGGAGCCTCGGCGCGATCGACGCGACCGTCGAGGGCGACGTGCTGCGCTTCGAAGCAGGCGGGCTCGCGTGCACCGGGCGTCGTGATCGCGGTGCGATCGACATCACGTGCAGTGACGAGTCGATCGGCTTCTCGTGCGAGGCCCGCGCGTCGTCGACGCGCGCGCTCGATCACGCATGCTGCGTCGCCGACGACGAGTGCACCGCCGAGGAGCGCTGCGCGCCCGTCAACCTCGGGCTCGATGCGCCCGCGCCGATCGTGAGCGCGTGCGTGCGGCGCGGCGCAGCGATGGCCGGCGAGGCGTGCACCGTCGGCGGCTCCGGCACCGACGACTGCGGCGCCGGGCTCACCTGCACCGCCGGCAGCCTCGGCGACGACATGATCGTGTGCCGCTCGATCTGCCGCGACGACGGCGAGTGCGGCGAGGGACAGGCGTGCCGCTGGTACGCGCTCACCGCGCCGCCGGTCGGCTACTGCGTGCCGAGCTGCACGCGCTTCGGCACCGAGTGCCCGTCGTTCGCCACGTGCGACGGCGCGACCGTGCTCGATGCGGAGGGCGCGATCACCGACGGCCTCGCGTGTCGCGCGATCGGCACCACGCCGAGCGGCGAGATCTGCCATCGCAGCGTCGACTGCCCCGCCGATCACGCCTGCACCCGCGCCGGTGCCCCCGAGGCGCGCTGTCGGCCGTTCTGTGACGACGCACACCCCTGCGACGAGAGCAGCACCTGCATGCCGCAGGGCAGTGGTGACGCCTCGGGCCTGTGCGTGCCGCGTTGAGCCCCGCCGTGTGGAAAAGCTCACGCGCGGGCGCGACCCACGCTCGTGCGCACGCTCGTCCTCGCCTCGCTCCTGCTCGTCTGCTCGGTGATCGTGTCGGGATGCGGCGCGCGCTCGCCGCTCGATCCCATCTGGAGCAACGACGAGCCCGCGTCGGATGACGCGGGCTCGCCGAGCGATCCCGGCCTCCGCGACGCGGACGTGCCGCGCGACGCGCGCGCCGACGAGCGCGACGCCGCGATCCCGCTCGACGACGGCGGGCGCGATCCGATCGAGGAGAGCCCGCGCGTCGAGATCGTCTCGGCGGGCTGGCGACACAGCTGCGCGCTGCGCGGAGGACGCGCGCTGTGCTGGGGCAACAACGCGAGCGGTCAGCTCGGCGACGGCACCTACGTCGACCGCGACGCGCCGGTCGAGGTGCTGCACGACGAGCCCTTCGCCGAGATCTCCGCGGGCATGCAGCACACCTGCGCGCGCTCGCGCCGCGGCGAGATCTGGTGCTGGGGCCACAACCTCCACGGTCAGGTCGGCGTGGTGCTCGGGGAGTCGAGCACGACGAATCGCCCGGTGCGCGTGCCCGGCATCACGGGCGCGCGCGGCGTGAGCGCCGCGGGACAGCACACCTGCGCGGTGCGCTCCGATCGCACCGCGACCTGCTGGGGCCACGGCGCGTTCGGACAGCTCGGCCACGGCGACACCGCCTCGACCACGACGCCGATCACGGTCGTCGCGCTCGATCGCATCGAGCACATCGAAGCGGGCTGGCGACACACCTGCGCGGTGCGCGACGACGGCAGCGTGTGGTGCTGGGGCCAGAACCTCGAGCGCCAGCTGGGCGTCGAGCGCGTCGAGGCGATCCTCACGCCGGTGCAGGTGCCCGGCGTCGCGGGCGCGGAGCAGGTGAGCGCGGGCACGCACCACACGTGCGCGGTGCTCGAGGGCGGACGCGTCTCGTGCTGGGGCTCGATGGGCCCTTCGGGCCGCGCCGAAGGACCGTTCCCTGCGCACGAGATCGTCGGCCTCTCGCGCGCGCTGCAGGTCGGCGCGGGCGAGCGGGGACGCGCGTGCGTGGTGCACGAGAACGGCTCGCTCGGGTGCTTCCCGGTGCTCGTCCCGCACGTCGGCGCCGACGTGCGCATCGGGCCCTTCGGCGCGCGTCGCTACTCGATCGGCTTCGAGCACGCGTGCGTCGCGCTCGAGGACGGCGGCGTCGCGTGCTTCGGCGAGGACGACTACGGCCAGCTCGGCGACGGCGCGCCCCGCGTCGGATCGACCACGCCGGTGCGCGTGGTCGGCTTCTGATCGCTCAGCCCAGCTGGAGTGCTCGCTGGCGGCAGCGAGCCGATTTTGGACACCGCTCAGCGACGGCGGGCGGCGCGCTCGGGCTTCTGCACGATGAACAGGTAGTTGAAGCCGCGCAGGAAGAAGTTCTGCTCCTCCGCGGCCTTGTGGTAGTTGCCCATCTTCAGCGTCTTGTGGTGCCGAGTGACGGCCACGACGTCGAGCGGGATCATCAGCGACGCGAGCTGCGCGAAGAGCTGGAAGCCCACCGGCGCGAAGCCCTTCTTCTTCTCGAAGTAGTCGCACACGTAGAGGCCCATCACGCCGCCGGGCACGAGCACGCGCGCGCACTCGCGCAGCACCTGGCCCATCGCCTCGTAGTAGCGCGGGTCGTACGCGCTGAGCTTCCCGATGCAGGCGGGATCCTCGGAGTAGTCGATGTGATCGCCGTAGGGCGGATCGAGGAAGACGAGCTGCACGCTCTCCTTCCCGAGCGGGAGCTTGCGCGCGTCGGACTTCTCGATGTCGTCGCGGAACGGCGCGAGATCGAACCCGCGCGCGCGGCGGTTCGTGTCCTTCGCGACGTCGATCGTCGTGCCCGAGCCGCACATCGGATCGACGACGAGATCGCCCTCGCGCGTGTAGCGCTGGATGAGATTCCAGATGACGTACGAGGGCGTCGCGCCGACGTAGCGCTGATCGCCCTGCATGCCCGCGCCGTAGTGCTGCGAGGGGTACTCCCAGAGCGTCGTGGTCTGGACCCGCAGCGGCGGCTTGCTCGGGCGCTGGACCGGCTTGCCGCGATGGGACGGCGCAGGGCGGGGATCACGGTCGTCGGGACGTCGCATGCGATCCCCGCAGTCTTGGCACGTGCGCTCAAGAGGCGCTGGTGCGCGCCATCAGGTGCAGCACGAACCCCGCGATCACCGCCATCCCGAGGTCGAGCAGCGTGCTCCCGAGCAGCGCGTACGCCGCGCCCTCGAACGCAGGAACACGCCCCGGCTCGCGCTCGGCATCGACCGCGCGGAACGCGATGCGCGTGGTGATCGCGCCCACGATCGCGCTGAGCAGCGGCGCGACCCAGGGGTGCTCGATCGCGCTCGCACCGAGGGCGCCCGCGTGATCGGTGAGGATCAGGATCGGCAGCACGACCGAGAGCAGCGTGATGGCGATGGTCGCCGCGAGCCCGACGTGGAAGCGCGCGCGCACCGACGACGCGAGCGCGTACACCACGGTGAGCGCCTTGATCGCGACGACGACGTGCACGCCCGCCGATGTACCGGATCAGCGCGTGCAGATCGAGGTCACGTGCTCGCGGTAGTAGGGCAGCTCGTCGTCCCAGTACTCGCCGTCGAAGGGCCAGATCTGATCGCCCTGCACCGCGACGATCGAGGTCGGGCGCTCGGGCTCGCGCGTGAGCGGTACGCCGTCCTCGAGGGCGCGGCGCCGCGCGGTCTCGATCTCGAGCTGTACGGTGTCGATCTCGTTCGCGCGCGCACGGAGCTCGTCCGCGAGCCGTGCGATGCGGGTGCGCACCGACTCCCCGGCGCGGGTGACCGCGAGCGCACGCTGGATCGCGAGCTCCTGCGCGACGCGCGCCGCGAGCGACGTGCCCGCGAACGACGCGCGATCGACGCGCGCGATCTCGGCATCGATCGAGCGCACCAGGACGAGCTGTCGTGCGATCTCGCGATCGGCGAACGTGGTGCGCAGCACGCGACCGAGCACACCCGAGGGACCGCGATCCGAGCGCACCGCATCGAGCAGCGCATAGGCCGCATCCGCATCGTCGAGGCCGCGTTCCTGCGCGCCGATCCGATCGAGCAGCGCGTCGTAGCGCGTGTGGAAGTCGGCGACCGAGCGCTCCGCCGCCTCGTAGCGACAGTGCTCGAAGTAGATCGTCGCGCGCAGCACCAGCGCCTCGGGGTGCACGCGATCCTCGAGCTGCGGTGAGAGCAGTCCGTGCACGTGACCGAGCGCGCGTGCGTGCTCGCCGAGCAGGTAGAGCGCCCACGACTCCTCGAAGAACGCGTCGAGCCCGTGCACGCTGCCGAAATCGACGCGCTGCCACGCCTCGAGCGCGCGCTCGAGCAGCACGGTCTGGCGCGCGGGATCGGCGCTCTCGCGCCCCGGCGTCGCCGCGGTGTACGCGACGCGCGCGATCGCGATGCGCGCGAGGTCGCGCAGGTGCTCGCGCTCGCCGCTGCCTCCGTCGCGATCGGTGCCCACGGCATCGATCACCGCCTGGAACGCCTGGGTCGCCGGCTGCGCGCGACGACGCCGCACGTGCGCGATGCCTTCCCAGTACCGCGATGGCACGTACCAGCGAGTGCCGGTTCGAGCGCGTGCGAAGAGCCGCGCCGCCGCGTCGAAGTCGCCCGCGAGGTAGCGGGCGCGCGCGAGCAGGTGCAGCAGCGCGTCGTGCGACGGCGTGCCCTGGAGTCGCACCAGCCGATCCTCGGAGTAGTGCGACACGGTGTCGACGAGCGCGTCGGGATCGGGCGCGCGCTGTGCGATGCGACCGAGCAGATCGAGCGCCTCGTCGTGCTGGGTGTGTGCCTCGCCGCGTCGCGCGATCGCATCGACCATCGCGAACGACGACTGCACGAACCCGCCGCGGAACAGGCACTCCGCGAGCAGGAGCTCGGCGCGCTCGATCGCCGCGGGCGCGTCCTCGCTCTCGCCCTCGACCACGCGCTGCAGCATCGGCATCGCTTCGTCGCACCGGCCTGCGGCGTAGGCGCGCAGCGCGTCGGCGTGCAGCGTCGACGGGACCTCGCTCGGGGCGGGTGAGGACTTCGCGCTCGAGGGCACGCGCGCGAGCGCGGCGAGCCACGACGCGTCCACGATCGGCTCGTCGATCTCGGGCGTCACCGCGGCCCGCGCGCGCCATCGCGAGCGCGGCGGCGGGGCAGCAGGCTCCGCGATCGGCTCGACCCGCGGTGCCTCGGCGACGACGGGCTCGGGCGCGATCACGATCGCGGCGTGCTCCACCTCCGGCGCCCGCACCACCTCGCGCGCCGGCGCCGCCGCGACCTCGCCGCCGCTCACGAGCAGCGCGACGACCCCCGCGACCACCCACGCGCCACCCGAGCCACCGCGCCGCCCGCGCGCCGCGCCCGCGACCACCTCCGCGCGCAACACCGCGAGCGCTTCGCCCTCGGGCGCCGCACCGCGCAGCACCTCGACGAGCTCGCGCAGCATCGCGTCGTCGTCGTGCATCCCACCGCTCATTCCGCCCTCCCACCGGCGCGAAGGCGACGCAGCGCCTCCGCGATCTCCTTCCGCGCCGCGTAGAGCCGCGAGTACGCGGTCTGCAGCGGACAACCCACGATCTCCGCGACCTCCGGCATCGGCAGCTGCTCGACCTCGTAGAGGACGAAGACCGCGCGCTTGTCCTCGGCGATGCCGCCGAGGATCTCGATCGCCTGCGCGAGACGGCGCGTGCGCTCGAGCTCGTCCTGCGGCGTGCGCTCGCCGATCGGCTCGCTCGTCTCCGGTGCCTCGCGCGCGCGTCGTCGCGCCGCATCACGCCGCGCCGCGAGCGCCTTGCGCACGCAGATCGCGTAGAGCCACGTCCGCAGCGACGCGCGACCGTCGAGCTCGCGCAATCGACGCTGCACCACGAGGAAGACCTCCTGGCACACGTCGGCGAGCTCCTGATCGCGCACCCCGAGACAGCGCAAGACGCGCGCGACGTACTTGCCGTGCGCGTCGAACACGGCGCCCACGTCGACGCCGCCCGCGCCCACCGCGCGAGCGCGCGCCGCGGCGAGCGCCACCTCCAGCCCGTCTTCGCGCCCCGCGTCCACGCCCGTCGGTTCCTCCGGGCTCGCGCGTTTCTGATCGAAAACGCGCCTGCGGGATCGAGGCTACCGAAAAAGAAATCGGCTCGCCGCTCCGGTCCCTTCCGTCCGCGCGCTCCCGTCCGGTCCCTCCGGGACGAGCACTCGGGCGAGGCCCAAAATGCGAACGCGCCGGAGCAGGTGCCCCGGCGCGTCCTCGTTCGACCCTCTCTCGCGACGTCAGCGAGGCGCGACCGCGCTCAGCGGAACCGGCATGAGGTTCCACGTCATGATCGCGCGCGGCACCTCGCGACGCAGCATCACCTCGCGGCGCGCGCGCCCGTTCACCCATACGTACCGGCGCAGCTCGCCCTGCTCGTCCGCGCCCACGTAGAGCTCGTCCTTGCCGTCGCCGTCGAGGTCGGTGAGCAGCGCCGCGTGCTCGAAGCCGCTCGACTCGCGATCGATGCTCTCGAGCGACCACTCGCCGCGCGGATCGCGACCCGGACGCGCGAGCCAGAGCCCGCTGCGGAACGTCGCGATCACCATCTCGCGGCGCCCGTCTCCGTCGACGTCGCCGACGGTCAGGAAGCGCGTGAGGCGCTCGCCCGGGATGCGCGCGATCACGTTGCCCGCGGTCGGCGCGGTGTCCGCGTCGTAGCGACGGATCTCGACCGGCTCGACGATCTCGAGGGCCGCGCCGCTGCCCCGCGTGAGCGCCTCGACCGCGACGTAGAGCTCGTCGCGACCGTCGCCGTCCGCGTCGCCGACCCAGATCTCCTTCGCGTGACGGTTCCCGAGGTCCGCGACGACCGTGCGGCCCTGCTGCGCGCGCGGCACGTAGCGCACGACCTGACCGCTCTGCTCGCCGCCCCCGAGATCGTTGGGCTCGCTCGGCGTCGCGTAGATCTCGAGCTGCCCGTCGCCGTTCAGATCGCCGATCTCGATCTCGTGCACGAACGTGTTGGGCTCGCGATCCAGACGATCGATCGTCCACCCGCTCGCGCCCGGACGCACCGTCGCGACCACGCCCTGATCGTGCGTCGCGACGGCGATCGCGGGGCCATCGCCGTACACGTTCGCGATCTCCGCGTCGCGCATGCGGTTGAACTGGCCGCCGAACTCCTCGGTCCAGAGCGTCTCGCTGGTCCACCCGCTCGCGCCGCGACGCCAGAGCTTCACCGCCGCGGCCATGCCGCCCAGCGTGACGATCCCCGGCTCACCCGTCGGCGGCTGCCACCAGAGCGCCTTGTGGAAGACGTTGCTGCGGGGATCCTCGATCACCTCGGCGCGCCACTGATCGCCGTCGGGCGTGAGGATCTCGAGGCGTGCCGGGCCGGGCGTCGCGGTGACCGCGCCGTTCTCGACGCGGAACTGCGAGCTCGCGACGAGGAGCCCGCGCTGCTCGCCCTGGGTGCGCGCCGCGGTCGGGGTCGGAGGCGTCGGAGCCGGGGCAGGCGGCGCCTCCGTGGGCGGGCTCGGCGGGGTCGCCGGCTCCGTTCCTCCCGAGCACCCCACGCACGACGCGATCGCGCACACCGCGATCCCGACCACGATCCCGACGATCCGAGCCTTTCGCATGGCCCCCCACCTACCAAGCGCGGATCCACTGAGCAAATTCTCAGAGGCTCTGTCGTCCCGTCCTTCGGGCACTACACTCCGCCCGAATGGAGAGGCCGCCCGAATGAAGAGGCCCGCATGAACGCGCCCGTGCTCAAGCGCGACGAGAAGGCGGCTCGCATCGTCGAGATCCTCGAGAAGCTCTACCCCAGCCCGCCGATCCCGCTCGATCACGTCGACCCCTTCACCCTGCTCGTCGCGGTCGTGCTCTCCGCGCAGACCACGGACAAGAAGGTCAACGAGGTCACGCCCGCGCTCTTCGCGGCCGCGCCCACGCCCGAGAAGATGGCGGCGCTGAGCGAGGCCGAGATCCTCGCGTACATCCGCCAGGTCGGGCTCTCGCCGCAGAAGTCGAAGGCGCTCAAGGGCCTCGCGACGAAGATCGTGAACGAGCACGGTGGTCAGGTGCCGCGCACGTTCGAGGCGCTCGAGGCGCTGCCCGGCGTGGGCCACAAGACCGCGTCGGTGGTGATGATCCAGGCGTTCGGCCACCCGGCGTTCCCGGTCGACACCCACATCCACCGGCTCGCGTGGCGCTGGGGCCTCTCCGACGGGTCGAACGTCGAGCGCACCGAGGCGGACCTCAAGCGCACCTTCGATCGATCGAAGTGGGACAAGCTGCACCTGCAGATCATCTACTTCGGTCGCGAGCACTGCCCTGCGCTGCGCCACGATCTGAGCGCGTGCCCGATCTGCTCGTGGGCCGCGCCCGCGAAGGTACGCGCCGCCGAGGCCAAGGGCGGTCCGAAGAGCAAGGGGCGCAAGCGATGACGACGATCAACGCCGCGCTGCTCGCGGCGGCGCTGCTCTTCGTGCTCTTCATCGTCGCGCAGGCGCTGCTGCCCGCCATCCTGCGGAGGCGCGGCGATCGCGCCGCCAACACCAAGGTCGACGAGGCGATCCTGCGCGGCAACGACACCGCGCGTGCCGTCTCGGAGCGCGCCGACGCGTTCCGGGAGGCGGCGACGATCGCGCTCGACGAGCTTCGGCGCCCTCGCCTCGCGCTGCGTCTGTTGGCGAGCGGGGAATCGATCGCGCCGGGCGAGCCCGCGACCATCGCCCTGGTCGAGCGTGCGATGATGCGCGCCAAGGATCTCGAGGGGCTCGAGCGATACTTGTGGCAGACGATGGACGCGCACCCGGGCTCGCCCGCGCACACGCGCGCGCTCGACGCGCTCCTCGCGCTCTACGAGGGCCCGATGAAGACGCCCGAGCGCGCCCGGGTGCTTCGCGCGATGAGCGCGCCTCGCGACGCAACGACCGAGCGCCCGTCTCGATGAGCCGCCCCAGCGACATGCCTCAGCACCAGCCAGCCCGCCGCGCGCTCACCAGCGCGCTCCTCTGCGCCCTCGTTTCGATCTCCGCGCGCACCGCACACGCGCAGGATACGTGGGGCGTGATCGTCGCGACGACGCGTCCCACCGAGATGCAGCGCGCGATCGAGACCGCCGATCACTCCGCCGCCGCGCTGAGCGCGACCGTCGGCGGGGTGATCCCCAACGAGCGCGCCGTCGCGCGCGTGGAGAGCGCGCTCAGCGAGCCCTTCCGCGCCGCGCCGCCGGAGATCGGGCGGCGCCTCGGGCAAGCGGCGGAAGCGGTGCTCGAGGACGTCGCGTTCGGTCGCAACCAGCAGGGGCTCGACGTGGGTCAGCCGCTGCTCGCCGAGCTCGATCCGCACCTCGCAGGGCTCGGCCGCGACGAGCAGACCGCGAGCGACGTCGCGAACCTCTGCCTCTATCTCGTGCGCGCCCACGTGCAGAAGCGCGACATCGGTGCGGCGCGACAGCAGGTCCAGGTGTGCCTGCGACTGGTGCCCGATCTGCGCGCCGACGAGCGATTGCACCCGCCGAGCGTGCGCGACCTCGTGAGCGAGGCGCGCGCGTCGCTCGAGCGCGGCGAGGGCGGGATCCTCGCGGTGCACGCGGCACCGACCGATCCCGAGGGATGCGCGATCCGGGTGAACGGTCGTCGCATGGGCCAGACGCCGTGGGCGCGCGTGCCGCTGCCGCCCGGGCCCTACGTGGTGCAGATCGAGTGCGCCGCCGATCGCGCGGGGCGCGTGCATCCGGTGCAGGTCGCGGGCGACTCGCCGACCCGCGTGATGATCCACGTCGAGCTCGCGCAGCGGCTCACGACGCGCCCCGCGCTCGCACTGGTCTATACGTCGCGCGAGCAGCTCGCGAACCACCTGCCGGAGGACGTGGCGCTCATCGCGCACACGCTCGGCGCGACGCGGATGCTCGCGGCGGTGGACGATGGCCGCAACCTCGCGGTGCGCGCGTTCGCGGTGAGCGACGAGGGCCCGCTGCTCGTCGGCTCGGCGCCGGTGCCCGAGCCGATCGACATGACGCGCAGCCGCGAGGCGGTCGCAGCGGTGCTTTCCGGACGTCAGCTCGACGCGCCGGTCGAGAGCGCGGTGCCGAGCGATGCGCGCGAAGAGGAAACGGCGCACGTGCAGGCAGGCGGCGGTGGCGCGCCGAACGTCGCGTCGCTCGTGCTCGGATCGATCCTCGCGCTGGGCGGCGCCGCGGGCCTGTGCGTCGGTTGGTACTACTGGACCGAGCTCGAAGCAGCGTGGGCGACGTTCGACACGTTCGAGAACGTCGAGATGACCGTCGCCTACGCGCAAGCGCAGGACGACATCTTCATGACGCGCTGGATCGTGCTCGGCACGGGCATCGGCGGTGGCGCGCTGCTCACGATGGCGCTGCCGTTCCTTCTGCCGCACGAGGAAGGCGTGCCGTGGTGGTCGTTCATCCCCGCGGCTGCTGGCGCGGCATTGGCGGGCGTCGGCATCTGGCAGCTCACCGAGGACGGCGAAGCGATCGGCCCGCCGCAGACGCTCACGACGGAGCCCGCATGGCTCGGTGCGCACCTGATCGCGCACGCGGTGCCACTGCTCTCGGTGCCGTTCATCTATCTCGTGCGCGACGCGACGCGCGATCGCAGCGCAGGCGCCGCGGTGCACGTCGACGACCAGCGCGCCGAGCTCCGGGTCTGGGGCTCCTTCTGAGCCCGAGCTGGAGCATCTGACTTCGCGCGGCACTTCGTCGCGCCGGAGGCGAGACGATATCTCGCGGAGAGGAGTGTCTTCGTGTCGAAAAAGCTAGTTCTGGCGTTTGTGTTCGCAGCCGTCGTCAGCGGCATTGGAACGACTGCCAATCGCGCTCGCGCCCTCGTGCGTCGCTTCGGGTCGCATCTGTGCGTGCAGGGCACGAGCGGCTTCGAGGCCGACAACTGGGGGTTCTATTACAAAGGGAGCCGCACCCGGGCTCCTCTGTACTGCTCGTTCGTCGACGACTCGACGTTCAATCACGACCAAGTGGAGACGCTCAACGTGCATTTCCGTGACATGCGCGGCACGACGGATGGATTCGGCGCAGCCGCGTGCGTCACGCGATCGAGCAGATGGTCGACTGCTTGCGGTCCGGTGCGCACCGGCGGGCGCCCCGTAGGCGAGGTCGGTTGGATCACGCTGACCGGACGTGATCTCGAGACCTGGCGCGCCAATCCGAACGGTTTCCCGTACGTGTTCGTCGGATTCCCGCCGGGCGAAGGATCGACGGCGAGCAGCACCGTTCTCGGCTTCTACGCGGAGGATTGAGTCATGGGGCGGGCGATGACACTCGGTTCACTGCTTCTGTCGTTGCTGGGCGGGGCAGTCTCAGGCGCTCTCGTCACGTCGTTGTTCGATGATGGCGAGCACCCCGAAATGCGTGGCGAGGCTTCGCCCGTCCCTTCCCCTCCCGTCACGCCGCGAGTCGGCGACGTGCTCGAGGAAGGCCCAACCGCGGCCCTGATCCGGCAGCTCGCGCCGGACGCAGGAATGCCGGCTCCGACAACGACCACGACGGACTCCGAGAGGGCGAGCTCGCAGGGCGAGTACCACGCTCGCTCGCAAGAGGACGCGATCGCGGAGTTCGAGGCACGCCTCTCCGCCCACGATCGCTCGTCGCGACACGTGGATTGGGCGCGCGCGGTCGAGAGCTCCTACTGGAGCGCGTACCAAACAGCCGCGCCTACTGCGCGCTTGTTGAGCTTCGACTGTCGCAGGACCAGCTGCGTCGCAGAAGCTGAATGGGACGACTATCGAGCCGCGCTCGCAGACCACACCGGGCTGCTGGTGCTCGCCTTCGAAGGTGACTGCAGCTCGGAAGCGATGGTCCCTCCGCCAGCGGACCCCGAAGCGCCCTATCGAACGCGCGTGCTGTACTCGTGCCCGGGGCGCTGAGAACGCTCGAACAGCCCATCTCCGCAGCGCTTTGCGCGCGTAATCGCGACACGGGCGCGCGAGAGAGAGCGCTTGCTCGTTGCCGCGAACGTGCGCTTCGGCGGGAAAACGGGACGAAACACGTGACTTCGCGCGGCACTGTCGCCGCGCCAAGGCGAGACGAGATCGCTCGCAGAAAGGAACGTCTCATGTTGAGAAACTTAGTTCTGGCATTCGTATTCGGAGCCGTCGTCAGCGGCGTTGGATTGACGACCGATGCTGCCCACGCGCGGGCACGACGCTTCACGTCGCACCTCT is a window encoding:
- a CDS encoding PEGA domain-containing protein, with the protein product MIVATTRPTEMQRAIETADHSAAALSATVGGVIPNERAVARVESALSEPFRAAPPEIGRRLGQAAEAVLEDVAFGRNQQGLDVGQPLLAELDPHLAGLGRDEQTASDVANLCLYLVRAHVQKRDIGAARQQVQVCLRLVPDLRADERLHPPSVRDLVSEARASLERGEGGILAVHAAPTDPEGCAIRVNGRRMGQTPWARVPLPPGPYVVQIECAADRAGRVHPVQVAGDSPTRVMIHVELAQRLTTRPALALVYTSREQLANHLPEDVALIAHTLGATRMLAAVDDGRNLAVRAFAVSDEGPLLVGSAPVPEPIDMTRSREAVAAVLSGRQLDAPVESAVPSDAREEETAHVQAGGGGAPNVASLVLGSILALGGAAGLCVGWYYWTELEAAWATFDTFENVEMTVAYAQAQDDIFMTRWIVLGTGIGGGALLTMALPFLLPHEEGVPWWSFIPAAAGAALAGVGIWQLTEDGEAIGPPQTLTTEPAWLGAHLIAHAVPLLSVPFIYLVRDATRDRSAGAAVHVDDQRAELRVWGSF